Proteins encoded in a region of the uncultured Paludibaculum sp. genome:
- a CDS encoding SBBP repeat-containing protein: MSKDAQGNLFAAGMSTSADFKATAGAAADERGDVFVQKIKANRSGVLWTAKLGGSKAEEATAIAVDDKGDVYIAGWTTSTDFPTSTEAFQRFSAGAENGFVAKLSGKDGSLVYCTYLGGEDDDELYGISVNSTGVVAVTGHTDSTNFPTQAAASRSAFSSGPGAIIARLDAKGAKLVSSTVLGGNGWVEGNAIVILPDGTLQLAGSTSASDLLMVKSWQKNHQSAGVWRSGDAGVSWAASADGMRGAEGKSIALDPTNPQILYVATGRGVFKSTDGGVTWIASSSGMTSASAQYVVVDPITPTTVYVATATGGAFKSTDGGSNWTGANVGLGKSVWQLAIDPKTPTTLYATTNTNGIMKSTDAGATWSSANIGINKYYPYLYQVAVDPKTPETLFAAGYLGVYRSRDAGATWTMLNAGPMDEVYTAVYIDPSDSNTVYASSIFTGSYRSNDGGASWRSMRGGMPPFFPAFEFRAHPAIPGVVYAATQLGIYKSLDYGQTWSEPAAELTYQYIYGLALNPLDKNIVYSCGQLAGDGFLFHMDKDGQSVLQSTYLGGSGDDEVYAMTVGSDGSVYVAGETESDDFPTTSGAPQTAIGGDYDAFAAKLEAGTGALAFSTLLGGNSTDVATHLAVEPNGLLAVTGWTGSRDFPATAGVGDLPLGGASDAFLARVSTLAPGFSLATLIGGSGMEYSGAVVSTDKGPLIGGYTNSRDLTGTLPALSTSYLGGVADGFVAGVSGLSAPATVQQTSLTFEILLDGSPLTAEKTVVVTSPAGGLPLEGKVLTDAPWVRAVPNPTAAGELIVKVDASGLAAGEYTATIEVSSPLAGVPATPVQITLRVTNPTPPSLTAAGVLHQAERTSQAIAPGLPILLQGEGFAFSGPLMPADPAVDLPTTLAGVTVTVNGTPAALESVQSTFISAIVPFGVTGDTATIVVNRGNLASEPIVIPLAPTAPGLFTADGSGQGQARAENEDRSTNTADNPAEHGRPVILYAIGGGVMTPALADGQIVHDADHKPEATVEVFIGGLPCDVYYWGNTPGQTAGYLTLNLKVPDDVTPGPAVPVVLRIGGKDSTQTVTIAVR, translated from the coding sequence ATGAGCAAGGACGCTCAGGGCAACCTTTTCGCCGCGGGCATGTCGACGTCCGCTGATTTCAAGGCCACGGCGGGCGCGGCCGCGGACGAGCGCGGTGATGTTTTTGTCCAGAAGATCAAGGCCAACCGTTCCGGCGTGCTCTGGACAGCCAAACTGGGTGGCAGCAAGGCGGAAGAGGCAACGGCCATAGCCGTCGACGACAAAGGCGATGTGTACATCGCAGGGTGGACAACGTCCACCGATTTCCCCACCTCCACCGAAGCGTTCCAGCGTTTCAGCGCAGGGGCTGAGAACGGATTTGTCGCCAAGTTGTCCGGCAAAGACGGGAGTTTGGTGTATTGCACCTATTTGGGTGGCGAGGATGATGACGAGCTGTATGGCATTAGCGTCAATTCGACGGGCGTAGTTGCAGTCACCGGGCACACCGACTCCACGAACTTTCCTACCCAGGCCGCCGCTTCCCGCAGTGCATTCTCCTCGGGACCGGGGGCGATCATCGCACGGCTGGATGCAAAGGGAGCCAAGCTGGTATCCAGCACCGTCCTGGGCGGCAACGGCTGGGTAGAGGGCAACGCGATCGTCATATTGCCGGACGGCACTCTCCAGCTCGCGGGCTCTACCTCCGCCAGCGATCTTCTCATGGTGAAGTCGTGGCAGAAGAACCATCAAAGCGCGGGCGTTTGGCGGTCGGGCGATGCGGGCGTCTCATGGGCCGCCAGTGCGGACGGCATGCGTGGAGCGGAGGGCAAATCGATAGCCCTGGATCCCACGAATCCGCAGATCCTCTACGTCGCAACGGGTCGCGGCGTCTTCAAGTCGACAGATGGTGGCGTTACGTGGATCGCCAGCAGTTCCGGCATGACCTCAGCCTCTGCCCAATACGTAGTGGTGGACCCAATCACACCGACCACGGTATACGTCGCTACTGCCACGGGCGGGGCCTTCAAGTCCACCGACGGCGGCTCGAACTGGACTGGGGCCAATGTCGGCCTGGGCAAAAGCGTGTGGCAACTGGCCATCGATCCGAAGACACCCACAACACTCTATGCCACCACCAACACCAACGGCATCATGAAGAGCACGGATGCCGGTGCCACTTGGAGTTCGGCCAACATTGGGATTAACAAATACTATCCCTACTTGTATCAAGTGGCGGTCGATCCGAAGACGCCAGAGACGCTCTTTGCCGCCGGCTATCTGGGGGTTTACCGCAGCAGGGACGCTGGCGCAACCTGGACCATGCTGAACGCGGGCCCGATGGATGAGGTCTACACCGCCGTCTACATCGACCCCTCCGATTCGAACACCGTATACGCGTCGTCCATATTCACCGGCTCTTACCGCAGCAACGACGGAGGAGCTTCGTGGCGGTCGATGCGCGGTGGGATGCCGCCGTTCTTTCCGGCATTTGAATTCCGGGCGCATCCAGCGATACCCGGTGTCGTCTACGCGGCAACTCAGCTCGGGATCTACAAGTCGCTGGACTATGGGCAGACCTGGAGCGAGCCGGCTGCCGAGCTGACCTATCAGTACATTTACGGCTTAGCCCTGAACCCTCTGGACAAGAACATCGTCTACTCCTGCGGTCAGCTCGCCGGAGACGGCTTTCTGTTCCACATGGACAAGGACGGACAATCGGTACTGCAGTCCACTTACCTCGGCGGCTCCGGGGATGATGAGGTCTATGCGATGACGGTGGGTTCCGACGGCTCGGTGTACGTGGCGGGCGAGACGGAATCCGACGACTTCCCCACCACCTCCGGCGCCCCACAGACGGCGATCGGCGGGGACTACGACGCCTTTGCAGCCAAGCTGGAGGCAGGAACCGGCGCCCTGGCATTCTCAACTCTTCTCGGTGGCAACTCAACGGATGTCGCCACGCATCTGGCGGTGGAGCCCAACGGTTTGCTCGCAGTGACGGGATGGACCGGGTCCCGTGACTTCCCGGCCACGGCCGGCGTGGGCGATCTACCGCTCGGCGGGGCGAGCGATGCCTTCCTGGCGAGAGTATCAACGCTGGCACCGGGATTTTCGCTGGCAACGCTGATTGGCGGAAGCGGGATGGAGTATTCGGGTGCCGTCGTGAGCACGGACAAAGGCCCATTGATCGGTGGCTACACCAATTCGCGAGACCTCACTGGTACGCTACCGGCCCTCAGCACGAGCTACCTGGGCGGCGTGGCCGATGGATTCGTGGCGGGGGTTTCGGGGCTCAGCGCGCCGGCCACCGTCCAACAGACCAGCCTGACTTTCGAGATCCTGCTCGACGGAAGTCCGTTGACCGCGGAAAAGACGGTAGTTGTCACCAGCCCGGCGGGCGGGCTGCCTTTGGAGGGCAAGGTACTCACCGATGCTCCGTGGGTACGGGCCGTTCCCAACCCAACGGCAGCGGGCGAGTTGATCGTTAAAGTGGATGCCAGCGGATTGGCGGCCGGTGAGTACACGGCGACCATTGAGGTATCTTCGCCGCTCGCCGGCGTGCCGGCCACTCCGGTGCAGATTACCCTGCGAGTAACGAACCCGACGCCCCCAAGCCTGACCGCGGCGGGCGTCCTGCATCAGGCAGAGCGCACCTCGCAGGCAATTGCGCCAGGGCTGCCGATCCTGCTGCAGGGCGAAGGATTTGCCTTCTCCGGTCCGCTGATGCCCGCGGATCCCGCAGTCGATTTGCCCACCACCCTGGCTGGCGTGACGGTGACCGTCAACGGCACGCCAGCCGCACTGGAGTCTGTGCAGAGCACGTTCATCTCCGCCATTGTGCCCTTCGGCGTGACTGGCGACACGGCAACCATCGTGGTCAACCGGGGCAATCTGGCCAGCGAGCCCATCGTGATCCCGCTGGCGCCGACGGCCCCCGGCCTTTTCACCGCCGATGGCTCGGGCCAGGGCCAGGCACGGGCGGAGAATGAGGACCGCTCCACGAATACGGCGGACAACCCGGCTGAGCACGGCCGGCCGGTGATCCTGTACGCGATCGGCGGCGGCGTGATGACTCCGGCGCTGGCGGACGGTCAAATCGTACATGACGCC
- a CDS encoding DUF6599 family protein produces the protein MKLALLSLVGLVAMGQSPDCSIAPGFVQDGQPRQFDTETLYEYMNGNSEGYFLYGFRSMRGVTCKKGDLKLIVDISTFQSPELAYGMFTGNLDPRLPVVKIGAGGQVTGRKVLFAKGPYLGEIAAEPEGDHATLLHAAALELEKKINGSTDIPMELGWFPKENLQAGSPRLVPQSVLGLRILKRGYLAQYTEGKSFVVTEESAAAATALFAKLKERFPGGSAAKAGDEGYATEDRYLGKMCLFRKGARVAGYTNVPPAADAAAWASQLAARIP, from the coding sequence GTGAAGCTTGCACTGCTGTCACTGGTTGGATTGGTAGCAATGGGGCAGTCTCCGGACTGCTCCATCGCTCCGGGCTTTGTCCAGGATGGACAGCCGAGACAGTTCGACACCGAAACTCTTTACGAATACATGAATGGGAACTCGGAGGGATACTTCCTGTACGGATTCCGGAGCATGCGTGGCGTCACGTGCAAGAAGGGCGACTTGAAGCTGATTGTGGATATCAGCACCTTTCAGTCACCGGAACTCGCCTATGGAATGTTCACGGGCAATCTGGATCCCAGGCTACCCGTCGTGAAGATTGGGGCCGGCGGACAGGTGACGGGGCGCAAGGTGCTATTTGCCAAGGGTCCCTATTTGGGTGAAATAGCAGCGGAGCCGGAGGGGGACCACGCCACCCTGTTGCATGCGGCCGCCCTGGAGTTGGAGAAGAAAATCAACGGATCCACGGATATCCCGATGGAGTTGGGATGGTTTCCGAAGGAGAATCTGCAGGCTGGCTCTCCGCGTCTGGTGCCGCAAAGCGTATTGGGCCTGCGCATTCTGAAACGCGGCTATTTGGCTCAATACACGGAAGGCAAGTCGTTTGTGGTGACGGAAGAGTCGGCAGCGGCAGCCACAGCCCTATTCGCGAAGTTGAAGGAGCGGTTCCCGGGTGGCAGCGCGGCGAAGGCGGGTGATGAAGGCTACGCGACGGAAGACCGCTACCTCGGAAAGATGTGCCTATTCCGGAAAGGCGCCCGGGTAGCCGGATACACAAATGTCCCGCCGGCCGCCGATGCCGCGGCTTGGGCCTCGCAATTAGCGGCCCGGATTCCGTAA
- a CDS encoding aldo/keto reductase, whose product MSATRRGFLAGIGLAGTVGLEAAPSAPEMPKRTLGKTGIKVTVLGFGCMTTSDPTVIEQAADAGINWFDTARGYQNGNNERMVGAALKSRRDKLHITSKTPGKTKAEVLANLDTTLKELQTDHIDVWYLHSRSTPSSAPDELFDAQDEAVKAGKVRFKGVSFHSGHKEMIPFLIEKKRTDVLLMSYNFTMDPELDTLIDKANAAGMGIVAMKVMAGGFRQNKQGSPMFEKLSKTGTMAAALKWAVRRPAIHTSIPGIMDSDQLDENFKAVAAGYKKELDDKLLAAQLKYISPLYCRFCGTCNGKCAQGLPVSDIIRYVSYAEGYGEFALGRENYQTLPGELQQVKCGDCTQCSVNCPNGVRVAERVARAQEMFA is encoded by the coding sequence ATGAGCGCGACCCGACGCGGTTTTCTGGCCGGCATCGGCCTGGCTGGGACAGTGGGTCTTGAGGCGGCTCCTTCCGCCCCCGAGATGCCGAAGCGAACGCTGGGCAAGACCGGCATCAAGGTGACCGTGCTTGGCTTCGGCTGCATGACCACCTCCGACCCGACTGTGATCGAACAGGCTGCCGACGCTGGCATCAACTGGTTCGACACAGCCCGTGGCTACCAGAATGGCAACAACGAACGCATGGTGGGCGCGGCGCTGAAGAGCCGCCGCGACAAGTTGCACATCACCAGCAAGACGCCCGGCAAGACCAAGGCCGAGGTTCTGGCAAATCTGGATACGACCCTGAAGGAGTTGCAGACGGACCACATCGACGTGTGGTACCTGCATTCCCGCTCCACGCCCTCGTCCGCTCCAGATGAACTCTTCGACGCGCAGGACGAAGCCGTCAAGGCCGGCAAAGTCCGCTTCAAGGGCGTGAGCTTTCACAGCGGCCACAAAGAGATGATCCCGTTCCTCATCGAGAAGAAGCGGACCGACGTCCTTCTCATGAGCTACAACTTCACGATGGACCCTGAGCTCGACACCCTGATCGACAAGGCGAATGCGGCCGGCATGGGCATCGTGGCCATGAAGGTGATGGCTGGAGGGTTCCGGCAGAACAAACAAGGTTCGCCGATGTTCGAGAAGCTCTCGAAGACCGGCACCATGGCCGCCGCTCTCAAGTGGGCCGTGCGGCGTCCGGCCATTCACACCTCGATCCCGGGCATCATGGACTCCGACCAGTTGGATGAGAACTTCAAGGCTGTGGCCGCCGGCTACAAGAAGGAACTGGACGACAAGTTGCTGGCGGCGCAGTTGAAGTACATCAGCCCGCTGTATTGCCGGTTCTGCGGCACGTGCAACGGCAAGTGCGCGCAGGGGTTGCCGGTGAGCGACATCATCCGCTATGTCAGCTACGCCGAAGGCTACGGCGAGTTCGCTCTCGGACGAGAGAACTATCAGACCTTACCTGGCGAGTTGCAGCAGGTGAAGTGCGGCGACTGCACCCAATGCAGCGTGAACTGCCCGAACGGCGTGCGCGTGGCCGAACGGGTCGCGCGGGCACAGGAGATGTTTGCGTGA
- a CDS encoding DUF362 domain-containing protein has protein sequence MATTFTRRSLFGASAGLLLASRTARAATQVPAALIKGEDRRKNITQALRLIDKELTAKLRGRKSVVIKPNMVSTERQLAATHADALNGILDYLADRYKGPVFIAESSAGYTTSGFDNFKYQLAIDDHKKMNVKLVDLNEEAEYETLQILDGNLQIQPVRLAKRLLDPDAFVISAGLMKTHNVVIATLNIKNMALGAPLHYKRGEAKRWNDKRVYHGGVRQTHYDIMRTAERMKPNWGVAVIDGFEGMEGNGPSSGNPVASRVAIASTDFVAADRLGVDCMGVNPEWMGYLHYCEKVGIGTFDRAGIEVRGESPEKVQIKYRLHTDLDRELQWMGPLTELPPKLG, from the coding sequence ATGGCCACTACTTTCACCCGCCGGAGTCTCTTTGGCGCATCCGCCGGCCTGCTGCTGGCTTCCCGCACTGCCCGAGCAGCCACCCAAGTACCCGCCGCTCTCATCAAGGGCGAGGATCGCCGCAAAAACATCACGCAGGCGCTGCGCCTGATCGACAAGGAGCTTACCGCCAAACTGCGTGGGCGGAAGTCCGTGGTGATCAAGCCCAACATGGTCTCCACGGAGCGCCAGTTGGCCGCCACCCATGCCGATGCACTCAACGGCATTCTCGATTACCTGGCCGATCGATATAAGGGGCCCGTCTTCATCGCCGAATCCTCCGCCGGCTACACTACGTCCGGATTCGACAACTTCAAGTACCAGTTGGCCATCGACGATCACAAGAAGATGAACGTCAAGCTGGTGGACCTGAACGAAGAGGCCGAGTACGAGACGCTACAGATCCTCGACGGCAACCTGCAGATCCAGCCTGTCCGCCTCGCCAAACGCCTGCTCGATCCGGACGCTTTCGTCATCTCCGCCGGTCTGATGAAGACCCACAACGTGGTCATTGCCACCCTCAACATTAAGAACATGGCGCTGGGCGCTCCGCTGCACTACAAGCGTGGCGAGGCCAAGCGCTGGAACGACAAGCGCGTGTACCATGGCGGAGTCCGCCAGACCCACTACGACATCATGCGGACGGCCGAACGCATGAAGCCGAACTGGGGCGTGGCCGTCATCGACGGTTTCGAGGGCATGGAAGGCAACGGGCCGTCATCCGGCAATCCCGTCGCCTCCCGCGTCGCCATCGCTTCCACCGACTTCGTGGCCGCCGACCGCCTCGGCGTCGACTGCATGGGCGTCAATCCCGAGTGGATGGGCTACCTGCACTACTGCGAGAAGGTGGGCATCGGGACGTTCGACCGCGCCGGCATCGAGGTGCGCGGGGAGAGCCCTGAGAAGGTGCAGATCAAGTACAGACTACACACCGACCTTGACCGCGAGTTGCAGTGGATGGGCCCGCTCACCGAACTGCCTCCCAAGCTCGGTTGA
- a CDS encoding aldo/keto reductase has translation MNLSRRGFLAAGAISPALLAAPGAPPPAPIRTLGRTGLKVTSVGFGCMVTSDPTVIERAVDQGITYFDTARVYSGGNNERMVGTALKPHRQKLVITSKTIARDKEGALRDIDTTLKELGTDHIDIWYLHAKDRADQITPDLLEAQQIAKKQGKIRFAGLSLHNGHAEVIPAAIKTGSIDVILTTYNFAMAQTMEPLVKSISDAGIGVVAMKVMAGSMRLDRSYDYDRAKAAMAKPGAALSALKWALRMPYIHTAIPSIKDNEQLEENLKALREPYQSADAKLLAAHLDRITPLYCRMCGTCAGACPQGLPVSDMLRYLTYADGYGEFALARDNFQTMPAELQQVRCESCDHCTIQCPNGVRVRERLIRTQELLA, from the coding sequence TTGAATCTCTCTCGCCGCGGCTTTCTGGCTGCCGGCGCCATTTCGCCCGCTCTGCTGGCCGCGCCGGGCGCGCCGCCGCCCGCGCCCATCAGAACATTGGGCCGTACTGGCCTAAAGGTCACCAGTGTCGGCTTCGGCTGCATGGTGACGTCGGATCCCACCGTCATTGAACGCGCCGTGGACCAGGGCATCACCTACTTCGATACGGCGCGTGTCTACTCGGGCGGCAACAACGAGCGCATGGTGGGCACGGCGCTGAAGCCGCACCGGCAGAAGCTCGTTATTACCTCCAAGACGATCGCCCGCGACAAAGAGGGCGCCCTGCGCGACATCGACACGACGCTCAAGGAACTGGGCACCGATCACATCGACATCTGGTACCTGCATGCCAAGGACCGGGCCGACCAGATCACGCCCGACCTGCTGGAGGCGCAGCAGATCGCCAAGAAGCAGGGCAAGATCCGCTTCGCCGGGCTCAGCCTGCATAACGGCCACGCCGAGGTGATCCCCGCGGCGATCAAGACAGGCTCCATCGATGTCATCCTCACCACCTACAACTTCGCGATGGCCCAGACGATGGAACCGCTGGTGAAGTCCATCTCCGACGCCGGCATCGGCGTGGTGGCCATGAAGGTGATGGCCGGCAGCATGCGGCTGGACCGCAGCTACGATTACGACCGCGCCAAGGCGGCCATGGCCAAGCCTGGCGCCGCTCTATCCGCTCTCAAGTGGGCATTGCGGATGCCCTATATCCATACGGCCATCCCGAGCATCAAGGACAACGAGCAACTCGAAGAGAATCTGAAGGCGCTACGTGAGCCCTATCAGTCCGCCGATGCCAAGCTGTTGGCCGCGCATCTGGACCGCATCACTCCACTGTATTGCCGCATGTGCGGGACCTGCGCCGGCGCCTGCCCGCAGGGGTTGCCGGTGAGCGACATGCTCCGCTACCTCACCTATGCGGACGGGTACGGCGAGTTCGCGCTAGCGCGCGACAACTTCCAGACCATGCCGGCCGAACTGCAGCAGGTCCGCTGCGAGTCGTGCGACCACTGCACCATCCAGTGCCCGAACGGAGTGCGCGTGCGGGAACGCCTTATCCGCACGCAGGAGTTGCTGGCCTAA
- a CDS encoding tetratricopeptide repeat protein — translation MRRGFVCLIAQWSAIVIGCVASGQSGAPQEEPIRRWMSLVETARQQRQAGAYQEAYQTLQQASALSQAAPDALQMRARSYEYLGSLAALLGRPIEAEALLKTAIQLWEKTGEMGFVARSQAQADLISLYAETGRPAQAGRLARSLAAECDGRLDQNSAAANRVYRALATAAYLNQDLEQAETLARKAIQIQRLNPGMMLEERSQIHTELGLILWKQGRKEEARQELRTAVEILEKNQRVQVVEYATALGNLAMMVATDQNSTESLEMMRRAIEVVRSTIGTGHVFLAHLLSDYANLLKRARRGEESKAARREAETIYQRTLIQQPRRYSVDMADLTRQASRR, via the coding sequence ATGCGAAGAGGATTTGTGTGTCTCATCGCGCAGTGGAGCGCGATAGTCATCGGCTGTGTAGCGAGCGGACAGTCCGGCGCCCCGCAGGAGGAGCCAATCCGGCGGTGGATGAGTCTTGTGGAAACAGCCCGGCAGCAGCGCCAGGCCGGAGCCTATCAGGAGGCCTATCAGACATTGCAGCAGGCCAGCGCACTGAGCCAGGCGGCTCCAGACGCGCTTCAAATGAGGGCGCGAAGCTACGAGTATCTGGGCAGCCTGGCTGCCTTGCTCGGGCGGCCCATCGAAGCGGAAGCTCTCCTAAAGACGGCCATCCAACTTTGGGAGAAGACCGGTGAAATGGGCTTCGTCGCCCGCTCACAGGCCCAGGCGGATTTGATCAGTCTATATGCGGAAACCGGTCGACCCGCCCAAGCGGGACGGCTGGCCAGGAGTCTGGCCGCCGAGTGCGACGGCCGCCTCGATCAGAACTCTGCGGCGGCCAACAGGGTCTACCGGGCGCTGGCCACCGCTGCCTATTTGAACCAGGACCTGGAGCAGGCGGAGACACTAGCCCGCAAGGCAATCCAGATCCAACGGCTCAACCCCGGCATGATGCTGGAAGAGCGGTCGCAGATTCACACTGAACTCGGGCTCATCCTGTGGAAGCAAGGGCGCAAGGAAGAAGCCCGGCAGGAGCTTCGGACGGCGGTCGAGATCCTCGAGAAGAACCAGCGGGTGCAGGTCGTCGAGTACGCCACCGCTCTCGGCAACCTGGCCATGATGGTGGCGACGGATCAAAACAGCACGGAGTCACTGGAGATGATGCGCCGTGCCATCGAAGTCGTGCGGTCCACCATAGGCACCGGCCATGTATTCCTGGCGCACCTGCTATCCGACTACGCCAACTTACTGAAGCGCGCCAGGCGCGGCGAGGAGTCCAAGGCAGCCCGGCGCGAGGCCGAGACGATCTACCAACGCACTCTTATTCAACAGCCCCGCCGCTACAGCGTGGATATGGCGGACTTGACCCGCCAGGCGAGCCGGCGGTGA
- a CDS encoding aminotransferase class V-fold PLP-dependent enzyme produces the protein MTRRHVLALTAAAQTLRAQTPEQAARNEDFWFQTRLAFSVDRNLLNFNNGSLCPAPIAVQQAMERYWTVTNLSPSHYVDQLLIPETEVVRGELARDFGCSGEELALTRNTSEGLHTVIYGLDLKAGDEVLTTTQDYPSMISSLEQRARRDGIVLRRFAYPSPPKSPRQLADLFWERATSKTRAILVSHMTFTTGQIFPVADICREARKRGIYSIVDGAHGFAHLVFRRDDLDCDFYATSLHKWLTAPVGTGFLYVRRELIPKVWPLMGAPASMAGDIRKFESVGTQPVAMRNAIADALAFHRGLGPERKQERLRYLRRRWSEPLSRNARIRLRVSDDPAQSCGIGALSIDGIAATRITETLEQKYRIHVRTRVIADEFDCIRVSPNIYHSPDEVDRFTEAILQIARS, from the coding sequence ATGACGAGGCGCCATGTCCTCGCACTCACGGCTGCGGCCCAGACCTTACGAGCCCAGACTCCGGAGCAGGCCGCACGGAATGAAGACTTCTGGTTCCAGACACGGCTTGCGTTTTCGGTCGACCGGAATCTGCTGAACTTCAACAACGGGTCGCTCTGCCCGGCGCCCATCGCCGTCCAGCAGGCCATGGAGCGTTACTGGACCGTAACCAACCTGTCCCCGTCCCACTACGTCGATCAGCTTCTGATCCCGGAAACCGAGGTGGTCCGCGGCGAGTTGGCGCGCGACTTCGGCTGTTCCGGTGAAGAACTGGCCCTGACGCGCAACACCAGTGAGGGCCTGCACACCGTCATCTACGGTCTGGATCTCAAGGCGGGGGACGAAGTCCTGACCACAACCCAGGACTACCCAAGCATGATTTCAAGCCTGGAACAAAGGGCGCGGCGCGATGGGATCGTGCTGCGGAGGTTCGCCTACCCCTCTCCACCCAAGTCACCCCGGCAACTCGCGGATTTGTTCTGGGAACGTGCAACGTCCAAAACGCGCGCCATTCTGGTCTCACACATGACCTTCACCACCGGACAGATCTTCCCGGTGGCCGACATTTGCCGCGAAGCCCGCAAACGAGGAATCTATTCCATCGTCGACGGCGCGCACGGCTTCGCTCACCTGGTCTTCCGGCGCGACGATCTGGACTGCGATTTCTATGCGACAAGCCTCCACAAATGGCTGACCGCGCCGGTGGGCACGGGCTTTCTTTACGTACGCCGCGAACTGATCCCGAAGGTCTGGCCCCTGATGGGTGCACCTGCTTCGATGGCCGGCGACATCCGCAAGTTCGAGAGCGTGGGCACACAACCGGTGGCAATGCGCAACGCGATTGCGGACGCGCTGGCATTTCACCGCGGCCTGGGGCCCGAGCGCAAACAGGAAAGGCTTCGCTATCTGCGCCGCCGCTGGTCCGAACCGCTCAGCCGTAATGCGCGCATCCGCCTTCGGGTCAGCGACGATCCGGCACAGTCATGCGGCATCGGTGCACTCTCCATCGACGGCATCGCCGCCACGCGCATCACCGAGACGCTGGAACAGAAGTATCGGATTCACGTCCGCACGCGAGTTATCGCAGATGAGTTCGATTGCATCCGAGTGTCCCCGAACATCTATCATTCCCCTGACGAAGTAGACCGCTTCACCGAAGCCATTCTCCAGATCGCGCGGTCGTGA
- a CDS encoding response regulator transcription factor: protein MNQCEHERGATNVGVEAIQSLYPQRLTQATDRACIRVLCVDYHPLLREGVSRVLSEQPDMVVVAQAATGREGIRQFREHRPDVTLLDLRLPDMSGAELIRSIRAEFREARTVVLTTSEGDAEIRLALGAGARGYLLKTMSPDHVLRAIRMVHAGKRSVAPEVAAQLAEHACDIELTAREVEVLRHVAGGNRNRDIASNLSISEDTVKAHIRSIMSKLGASGRTQALAIALRRGIVHL, encoded by the coding sequence ATGAACCAATGCGAGCATGAACGCGGAGCTACCAATGTCGGGGTCGAGGCGATTCAATCTCTGTATCCGCAACGGCTCACTCAAGCAACTGACCGGGCGTGCATTCGTGTGCTCTGTGTCGATTACCATCCCCTTTTGAGGGAAGGCGTATCAAGGGTTCTGAGCGAACAGCCGGACATGGTGGTGGTAGCGCAGGCCGCAACCGGACGCGAAGGCATTCGCCAGTTTCGGGAACATCGGCCGGACGTGACACTCCTGGATCTCAGACTGCCGGACATGAGTGGAGCCGAGCTGATCCGTTCGATTCGGGCGGAGTTCCGCGAGGCTCGTACGGTAGTCCTGACAACCTCGGAAGGTGACGCAGAGATCCGGCTGGCCCTCGGGGCGGGTGCGCGCGGCTATCTGCTCAAAACGATGTCGCCCGATCATGTACTGAGGGCCATTCGGATGGTCCACGCGGGCAAGAGAAGCGTAGCCCCGGAAGTCGCGGCACAACTGGCCGAGCATGCATGCGATATCGAATTGACTGCGCGCGAGGTCGAGGTGTTGCGCCATGTTGCCGGCGGCAACCGAAATCGAGATATCGCCAGCAACCTGTCTATCTCAGAAGACACGGTAAAAGCGCATATCAGGAGTATCATGTCGAAGCTCGGAGCGAGTGGCCGTACACAAGCCCTCGCAATCGCGCTGCGCCGTGGGATCGTGCACCTGTAG